Within Roseisolibacter agri, the genomic segment CGTGCGCGCCGGCAAGACGATCGAGGAGCAGGTCCGCGACATCAAGAAGCCCAAGGCGGTCGTCGAGTGCGGGCGCCGAATCAAGCAGCTCGAGGAGGAGGGCGACGCGCTGTACCACGCCGCCGTCGGCGAGCTGTTCGACGGCACGCCCGACGCGCTGGACGTCATCAAGTGGAAGGAGCTCTTCGACAAGCTCGAGGAAGCGCTGGACGAGTGCGAGGACGTCTCCAACGTCCTCGAGAGCATCGCGCTCAAGAACTCCTGAGTCGCCAGGCGCCCGCGCCCTCTCCTCCGTGCTCACCTACATCCTGGCGATCGTCGCGGTCGCCTTCCTGTTCGACTTCATCAACGGGTTCCACGACTCGGCGAACTCCATCGCCACCATCGTGGGCACCCGCGTCCTCAGCCCGTTCGCGGCGGTGGTCTGGGCGGCGGTGTTCAACTTCGCCGCCCTCTTCGTGGTCAAGACGGCCGTCGCCAAGGCCGTCGCCACGGGCTTCGTCGATCCCGCGATCGTCAACCCGAACCTGATGTTCGCGGCGCTGCTGGGCGCGATCATCTGGAACCTGCTCACCTGGTACTTCGGCATCCCGTCCAGCTCCTCGCACGCCCTCATCGGCGGGCTGGCGGGCGCCGGGCTGGCGAAGGCAGGGCTCGCGGGGATCACGTTCGGTCGCAAGTGGATCGAGACGCTCTCCGCCATCGCGCTCTCGCCGATGCTCGGCGCCCTGATGGGCTTCCTCATCATGGTGGCCGTCTTCAACCTCTTCCGCCGCGCCACGCCGCACCGCGTGGACAAGGTGTTCCGCCCCGGCCAGCTGCTCAGCTCCGCGCTGCTCTCGCTGGCGCACGGCGGCAACGACGCGCAGAAGACGATGGGCATCATCGTCGGCCTGCTCGCCTCGACGCAGGCGCAGGCGGTCTTCCAGGGCCAGTCCGGCTGGAAGGCGTTCTTCTACGTCCCGAACGCGGGCGTCGTCCCGCCGCTCTGGGTCGAGGTCATGGCCTACCTCGCGATCTCCCTCGGCACGCTCTTCGGTGGCTGGCGCATCGTGCACACGATGGGCTCGCGCATCACGCGCCTGCGGCCGGTCGGCGGCTTCGCGGCGGAGACGGGCGGGGCGCTCATTATCCTGATCGCGTCGAAGTTCGGCATCCCGGTCAGCACGACGCACACGATCACCGGCTCGATCGTCGGCGTCGGCGCCACCAACCGCCTCTCGGCGGTGCGGTGGGGGCTCGCCGGCCGCATCGTCTGGGCATGGATCCTCACGATTCCGGCGGCGGCGATCATGGCGGCGCTCTCGTTCTGGCTGCTGAACACGCTCATCCCGATGTGATCGCGAGGTGACGGCGGCGCGGCGCCGATCGTGCTCTGGACGACCCGCCGCCCGCGTCGTACCGTCTCGAGACGCCCTGACGTCCGCGCCCATGGGCTGCCATGGCGCGGACGTCGTCGCTTCCAGGCCCGCCGAGCTCCCGTGCCGATCCGCCTGCCGCCGTCCGCCCTGTTCATCAACCGCGAGCTGTCCTGGCTCGAGTTCAACGCGCGCGTGCTGCACGAGGCGCTGGACGCGCGCGTGCCGCTGCTGGAGCGGCTGAAGTTCCTGTCGATCTTCAGCACGAACCTGGACGAGTTCTACATGGTCCGGGTGGCGGGGCTGCGCCGCAAGGCGGCGCTGGGGGCGGTGCAGTACCCGCCCGACGGCCTGACGCCGACGGACCAGCTGAGCGCGATCCAGATGCGCGTGCGCGAGCTGCTGGGGCTGCGCGACCGCTGCCTGCACGAGGAGCTGCTGCCGCTGCTGGCGGCGCACGACATCCGCCTGGTGCGCATGTCGGAGCTGACGCCGGCCGAGTGGATGCGGGTGGACGAGTTCTTCGAGTCGCAGGTGTTCCCGATCCTCACGCCGCTGGCGGTCGATCCGGGCCACCCGTTCCCGTACATCTCGAACCTGTCGCTGTCGCTGGCGGTCGAGCTGCGCGACCCCGAGCGCGGCGAGGAGCACTTCGCGCGCGTGAAGGTGCCGCGCCTGCTCTCGCGCTGGGTGCCCACGGGCACGCCCAACCACTTCGTCCCGCTGGAGGAGGTCATCGGCGCGAACCTCGCCGCGCTCTTCCCGGGGATGGAGGTGCTGCGCTGGTTCGCGTTCCGCATCACGCGCTACAGCGACCTCGATCTCGGGCAGATCGACCAGGTGGAGGACCTGCTCGACACGGTGGAGCAGCAGGTCTTCCGCCGCCGCTTCGGCGAGGTGGTGCGCCTCGAGGTGCAGGAGGGGATGCCGGTCGCGCTGCGCCAGCTGCTGCTGGAGGAGCTGAACGACGCGGAGACGCAGAGCGTCAGCGCGCTGACCGAGGACGAGGTGCACGAGAGCGGCCGCCTGCTGGAGCTGGGCGACCTGATGGCGCTGACGCAGCTCGACTTCCCGCAGCTCAAGGACCCGCCGCACACGCCGGTGGTGCCGGGCGTGCTCCGCGAGACGGGGCCTGGCGGCGCGGCGCGCTCGATCTTCGACGTGATCCGCGAGCGCGACCTGCTGGTGCACCACCCCTTCCACTCGTTCGACGCGACCGTCGAGCGGTTCCTGAAGGAGGCGGCGGAGGACGAGCACGTCCTCGCGATCAAGCTCACGCTCTACCGCACGTCTGGCGACACGGACATCGTGAGCGCGCTGGCCGACGCCGCGCAGGCGGGGAAGCAGGTCGCCGTGCTGGTGGAGCTGCAGGCGCGCTTCGACGAGGTGAACAACATCAACTGGGCGCGCACGCTGGAGCGCTACGGCGTGCACGTGGCCTACGGGCTGCCCGGCCTCAAGACGCACTGCAAGACGGTGCTGGTGGTGCGCCGCGACCCGGACGGCGTGATCCGCCGCTACTGCCACCTGGGCACCGGCAACTACAACTCGAAGACGGCGCGGCTCTACACGGACGTCGGGCTGTTCTCCGCCAGCCCGTCCATCGGCGCCGACCTCTCGGACCTGTTCAACACGCTCACGGGCTTCTCGCGGCAGCGGCTGTACCGCAAGCTGCTGGTCGCGCCCGCGAACATGCGCGAGCGGCTGCTGGGGCTCATCGCGCGCGAGACGGCGCACGCGCGCGCGGGCCGGCCGGCGCGCATGATCGCCAAGATGAATGCGCTCGTGGATCCCGAGACGATCGCCGCGCTCTACGAGGCGTCGCAGGCGGGCGTGGACATCGACCTGATCGTGCGCGGCATCTGCTGCCTGCGCCCCGGCGTCGAGGGCGTGAGCGACCGCATCCGCGTGCTCTCGATCGTGGGGCGCTTCCTGGAGCACTCGCGCATCTTCTACTTCCGCAACGACGGGCAGGCCGAGTACTACATCGGCTCCGCGGACTGGATGCCGCGCAACTTCGACCGGCGCGTGGAGTCCATCGCGCCCGTCGAGGACCCGTCGCTCCACTCCGCGCTCGGCTCGCTGCTCGACACCTGCCTGCGCGACAACCGGCAGGCGTGGGAGCTGCACGCGGACGGGACGTACCGGCAGCGGCGTCCGGAGCCGGACGGGCCGGAGTGGTCGACGCACCGCATCCTGCAGCGCGATCCGTGGGGGCAGGTGGCCGACGCGATGCCCGACGCGCCGCCACCGGAGCGCCGTGACGGCGCGCGCGTCCGACCGGAGGGCGTCACGACGGGCGACTGAGGGCGACCGGGGGCGCGCCGCTACTCGCCCTCGCCGTCGCCGCCCGGCAGCACGGTCGCGCCGTCGGGCGCGACCAGCTCGACCGGCGCGCCGAGGACTTCGGCGAGCAGCTCCGCCTTGCGGCTGGCGCCCCACAGCTCCAGCCGCAGCGCGCCGGCGCCGGCCACCGGGACCGGCGACAGCCGCAGCGTGCCCTGCGCCCAGCGCGCGTCCACGTGGTGCACGGCGCTCGCGTGCCCGCGATCGAGGCCATCGGCGACGCGCAGCACGGCCGACAGGCGCACGATGCGCTCGCGCAGCGCGCGATCGAGCTTGCCGAAGTTCTCGTGCTTCTTCTTCGGCTCGGGCCCCCGGTGGTAGCGCGCGACGTTCGCCACCGCCACCTGCTCCAGCGGCGTCATGCCCAGCAGGTCCGCGTGCAGGATCAGGTGGTACGAGTGCTTGTGGTGCTTCTCGTGGCTGATGTGGTAGCCCACGTCGTGCAGCAGCGCCGCGTCGGCGAGCACCTCGCGGTCGCCCGGCTGCGCGCCGATGCGCGATCCCAGCTGGTCGAACAGCTGCAGCGCGAGGCGGCGCACCTGGTCGGCGTGCGGCTGCTCGTAGTGGCAGCGCTCCGCGAACGCGCGCACCGAGCGCTCGCGCGCCTCGCCCGGATCGGCGATGGTGGGCGCGACGGCGGCCGCCTCCAGCAGCAGCCCCTCGCGGATGCCGTAGCCCGACACGTGCAGCTCGCGCGCCTCGAACACCGACATCACCTCGGCCGCCACGGCGAGGCCGGCGACGATGATGTCCGCGCGCGCCGGGTTGAGGCCGGGCACCGCCGCGCGCTCCTCGAGCGTGAGCGTCGCCAGCGCGTCGAGCGTGCGCGTGAGCTCCGCGCGCGACGCGACGGTGCCGTGGCGCGTGCGTGCGCCGGAGAGGCCCCCCCGCGCGTGCAGCAGCCCCGCGAGGTTGGTGAAGGTGCCGCCGGAGCCGATCACGCGCGCGCCGCGCCACTCCTTCACGGGCAGGCGGTCGCGCACCGCCCAGCGCACCGCGCGGCGCAGCTGGCGCAGCGCCTCCTCGGCGCGCGCGCCGCCGCGCGGCAGGTCGGCGAGGAACTGCTCGGTCGTGCGCACCGCGCCGAACGGGAACGACTCCAGGCGGTCGAGCAGGCCGTCGGCCGCGAGCACCAGCTCCAGGGAGCCGCCGCCGATGTCCATCACCACCGTGCGGCCGACGCCGAGCTCGAAGTGCGCGAGCGCGCTGCGGAAGGAGAGTCGCGCCTCCTCCTCGCCGGTGAGCAGCCGCACGCGCAGCCCCGTCTCCTCGCGCACCCGCTCCAGGAAGGCGCCACCGTTGTCGGCGTCGCGCACGGCGCTCGTCGCCACGGCCTCGATGCGGTCCGCGCCCATCTGCCGCGCGAGCATGGCCATGCGCGACAGGGCGGAGAGCGCGAGCTCCATCGAGTCGTCCGCCAGCGTCCCGGTGGCGTCGACGCCCTTGCCGAGTCGCGGCATCGCCTTCATCTCGTCGACGACCTGGATCGCGCCGTCGGGCGAGACGTCGGCGACGATCTGCCGGATCGAGTTGGAGCCGATGTCGATCGCGGCGATGCGCAGCGCGTCGTCCGCGACGGGCCGGCCCGCGGGTCCGCGCCGTGGGCGCGCGAGACGCGGCTGGTAGGTGGCCGTGGCGTCGCTGGCGCCGGCGCCGTCACCCTCCAGGTCGGGCGGCAGGCGGTCGTTCATCGCCCGCCGCCCGGGAAGCGGTACGCGAGACGGTCAGCGGGGCTCTCGGGGAGGACGGGGGTCGCCGGCATGCTCCAGATTGTGCTTGATCGTCTTCCCCTCCGCCAGATAGACCGCGTCCTCGCCGATGTTGGTCGCGAGGTCGGCCACGCGCTCCAGGTTGCGGCTCACCAGCAGGTACTCGAGCGACGCGTTGATGGTGCGCGGGTCGGCCATCATGTGCGTGAGCAGGATGCGGAACACCGAGTCGTGCAGCGCGTCCACCTGGTCGTCGGCGCGGCACACCTCGCGGCCCAGCACGCCGTCGGCCCGGACGAACGCGTCGAGCGCGTCGCTGAGCATCTTGCGCGCCCGCCGCGCCATGTCCTCCAGCGCCGGCGCGGGGCCGGGTGGGGCGGCGAGCTTCGACAGCCGGATCGCCGACTGCGCGATGTTCACCGCGTGGTCCCCCACGCGTTCGAGGTCGCTCGACACCTTGATCGCGCTGATGATGAAGCGCAGGTCGCGCGCCATCGGCTGCTGCAGCGCCAGGAGCTCGACGGCCAGCGCCTCGACCTGGATCTCGAGCGCGTCGACGTCGCGGTCGCCGGCGAGCACGCGCTCCGCCTTCGCCATGTCGTGCGCGAGCAGCGCCTCGACGGCGGTCTCGACGAGCGCCTCGGCGCGCTCCGACATGTCGAGCAGCCGCGCCTTGAGCGCGCCGAGCTGGTCGTGGAAGTGGCGGAAGCGGGTGGCCTCCGCGGGCGCGCCGGTCATCCGAACCTCCCCGTGATGTACGCCTCGGTGCGCTCCTCGCGCGGGCTCGTGAAGAGCTCCTGCGTGGGGCCCGCCTCGACGAGGCGCCCGAGGAAGAAGAACGCGGTCCGGTCGGAGATCCGCGCCGCCTGCTGCATGTTGTGGGTCACGATGGCGATGGTCAGCTCCCGCCGGAGATCGTACAGGAGCTCCTCGATGTGCTGCGTCGCGATCGGGTCGAGCGACGCCGTGGGCTCGTCGAGCAGCAGGACCTCGGGCTCGTTCGCGAGCGCGCGGGCGATGCACAGCCGCTGCTGCTGGCCGCCGGACAGGCCGAGCGCGTTGGCACGCAGCCGGTCCTTCACCTCGTCCCAGAGCGCGGCGCGCCGTAGCGCGTGCTCCACCACGGCGTCGAGCTCCGCCCGCGTGGGCGATCCGTTCAGCCGCGGGCCGTAGGCGACGTTGTCGTAGATCGACTTCGGGAAGCAGTTCCAGCGCTGGAACACCATCCCGACGCGCTGCCGCAGCGTGACCACGTCGACGCCCGGCGCATGCACGTCCTCGCCGTCGAGCAGGATGCTGCCGGCGTGCCGCGTGCCGGGCACCAGGTCGTGCATGCGGTTGATGGCGCGCAGGAAGGTGGACTTCCCGCATCCAGAGGGTCCGATGAACGCCGTGATCTGCTGCGGCGGCACGGCGACGGTGACCTCGTGCAACGCCTGCTTCTCGCCGTACCAGAACGAGAAGCCCTGCGCCTCGATGCCACCCGTGGTCACGCCCGTGGCGACGGCGGCGGGGGCGGCCGTCATCCGAACCTCCCGGTGATGTACGCCTCGGTGCGCGCGTCGGCGGGCGTGGTGAAGAGCGTGCGCGTCGGTGCCACCTCCACCAGCTCGCCCGCCAGCATGAACGCGGTGCGGTCCGAGACGCGCGCGGCCTGCTGCATGTTGTGCGTCACGATCACCACGGTCAGCTCGTGGCGCAGCTCGTACACCAGCTCCTCGATGCGCTGCGTCGAGATCGGGTCGAGCGACGCGGTCGGCTCGTCGAGCAGCAGCACCTGCGGGCCGTTGGCCAGCGCGCGCGCGATGCACAGGCGCTGCTGCTGCCCGCCCGACAGCCCGAGGGCGCTCGTGCGCAGGCGGTCCTTCACCTCGTCCCACAGCGCCGCGCGGCGCAGCGCCGCCTCGACGATCGTGTCCGCCTCGCCGCGCGACGGCTTCGACTGCCCGTGCCCGCGCAGGCCGGCCAGCACGTTGTCGCGGATCGACATCGTCGGGAAGGGCGTCGGGCGCTGCAGCACCATGCCCATGTGCCGGCGCACGGCGTTCGCGTCGATGCCGCCGCGATAGATGTCCTGCCCGTCGAGCGTGACGCTCCCCTGCACGAACGAGCCGGGCACGGTGTCGTGCATCCGGTTCAGGCAGCGCAGCAGCGTCGACTTGCCGCAGCCCGACGGCCCGATGATCGCCGTCACCTGCCGGTCGAGGAAGCCCAGCGAGACGCCGTGCAGCACGCGCGCCTTGCCGAAGCCCGCGCGCAGGTCGGCGGTGGCCAGTCGCGCCGGCGCGTCCTCGTCGGCCGGCGCGGGCAGCAGCGCGGCAGTGGGGAGGTGCCTCACGGGCTCACTCGCCGGCGGTGCCGAAGCGCGAGCGCGTGGCGACGCGGGCCGCCACCGAGATGACCAGGACGATCCCGATGAGGACGAGGGCGCCTGCCCAGGCGTGCGCGTGCCACTCGTCGTAGGGGCTGATGGCATAGGTGAAGACCTGCAGCGGCAGCGCGGCGATCGGCTGGCCCAGCTCGACCGACCAGAACTGGTTGCCGAACGCGGTGAAGAGGAGGGGGGCCGTCTCGCCGGCGACGCGCGCCACGGCCACGAGCGCGCCGGTGACGATGCCCGGCAGCGCGGTGCGCAGCACGACGACCAGCGAGGTGCGCCACTGCGGGTAGCCCAGCGCCAGCGCGGCCTCGCGCAGCGAGTTGGGCACGAGGCGCAGCATCTCCTCGGTGGTGCGGGTGACGATCGGGATCATGATCGCGGCCAACGCGGCGCCGCCCGCGAGCGCGGAGAAGTGCCCGGCCGGTCGCACGAGGAACTCCCACGCGAAGATGCCGACGACGATCGACGGGAGCCCGTTCAGCACGTCCGACAGGAAGCGCACCGCCGTCGCCAGCGGCTCGTCGCGCCGCTCGGCCAGGTACATCCCGGCGCCGATGCCGATCGGCAGGCCGATCGCGGCCGCGATGCCGACCACGACCAGCGTGCCGACGATCGCGTTCGCCATCCCGCCGCCCGCCTCACCCGGCGGCTTGGGCAGCTGCGTGAAGAAGTCGGGCGACAGCGCGGCCGCGCCCTGCTTCAGCAGGTAGCCCAGGATCAGCACCAGCGGCAGCACGGCCAGCAGCGCGGCCAGGTAGGTGAGCACCACCATCACGCGGCTGCGCGCGCGACGGCCGCGCAGCGAGCGCGGGCGGCGCACCGTCGGGCGGGCGGGCGACATCGCGGCGCTCACGCGCGCCCCCGGCGCGACACGCGCCACACCAGGTAGCGGGCGATCGCGTTCACCACCAGCGTGACGGCGAACAGCACCGCGCCCACGGCCATCAGCGACGAGAGGTGCAGGTCGCCCGTAGCCTCGCTGAACTCGTTGGCGACCAGCGACGCCATCGTGTAGCCGGGCGAGAAGAGCGACGACGAGATCTCGTGCCGGTTGCCGATGACCATCGTCACGGCCATCGTCTCGCCGAGCGCGCGCCCGAGGCCGAGCACGACACCACCGATGATGCCCGAGCGGGCGTACGGCAGCACCGCGTCGCGGATCATCTCCCACCGCGTCGCGCCGAGCGCCAGCGCCGCCTCGCGCTGGGAGCGCGGCACGGCCAGCAGCACCTCGCGCGCGACCGCGGCGACGTACGGCAGCACCATCACTGCCAGGATCAGCCCCGCCGCCAGCATGCTCGGCCCGTACGCGGGGCCGGAGAACAGCGGCGTGCTCCCGAGATGCAGCGTGTTCTGGAGGAACGGCATCACGTGCTCGCGCAGTAGCGGGAGCAGCACGAACACCGCCCACAGCCCGTACACGACGCTGGGCACGGCGGCCAGCAGGTCGATCAGGAACGCGGCCGGCGTCCGCAGCCAGCGCGGCGCGAACTCGGAGAGGAAGATCGCCGACCCGAGCGCCAGCGGCGTCGCGAGCGCGATGGCCAGCGCCGACGACACGAGCGTGCCGTAGAGCGCCGGCGCGGCGCCGAACGTGCCGCGCGTCGCGTCCCACTCGCTCGACGTCAGGAAGGAGAGGCCCGCGGTGCGCAGCGCCGGCCACGCGGCGACGCCGAGCGCGATCGCGATGGCGAGCAGCAGCAGCGGCACGCACAGCGCCAGGGCAGTGGTGACACCGCGGTAGATCCGGTCGCCGGCCGCCGAGCCCTCGATGCGCACGCTCGCCGCTGCGGGCGGCGTGGCGCGCGCCCGGGCCGAGGGGTCGAGCCCCCCGGCCAGCGCCGAGCGGGCGACGGCGTCGCTCACGGCTGCGCGTCCAGCTTGATGGTCGCGAGGCGCTGCTCCAGGCGCGTCACGAGCGCCGGCGGCAGCGGGGCGTAGTCCAGCGGCGCGGCGAACCGCGCGCCGTCCTTCAGCGCCCAGCCGAGGAAGTCCACGAGCTTGCGGCCCTTAACGGCGTCGCGCTGCGTCTCGTAGACGAGCAGCCAGGTGAACGACGAGATCGGATAGGCCTCCGCGCCCGGCGCGTTGACGATCGACACGCGGTAATCGGACTCCGCGGGCAGCTGCTCGGCAACGCCGGCGGCGGCCGCGGTCACGCTGGCGATGGACGGCGTGACGAAGGTGCCGGCGGCGTTGCGGATGGCCGCGACCGGGAGGCGGTTCTGCGTCGCGTACGCCAGCTCCACGTAGCCGATGGTGCCCGGCGTCGACTTCACCTGGCCGGCGACGCCCTCGTTCCCCTTGCCGCCGAGGCCCACGGGCCAGCGCACTTCCTTCCCCTTGCCGGGGCCCGCCTTCCACGGCGCGCTGACGGCCGACAGGTAGTCGGTGAAGATGTACGACGTGCCGCTGCCGTCCGAGCGGCGCACCACGAGGATGTCGCGCGCGGGCAGCGCGACGCCCGGGTTGAGGGCCGCGATCTGCGGCGCGTTCCACTTGGTGATCGTGCCGAGGAAGATGTCGCCGAGCACCTCGCCCGTGAGCTTCAGCGGCTGCTGCAGCTCGGGGACGTTGTACGTCACCACGACGGCGCCGAGCACGGTCGGGATGTGCAGCACCTTGCCGCCCTTCGCCTTCGACATCTCCTCGTCCGACATCGGCGCGTCGGAGGCGCCGAAATCGACCGTCTGCTCGGAGAGCTGGCGGATGCCGCCGCCCGAGCCGATCGACTGGTAGTTGATGCGGACGTTCTTCGCCGTCGCGTACTCGGAGAACCACTTCGAGTAGAGCGGATACGGGAAGGTCGCGCCGGCGCCCGTGAGGTCGACGGAGCCGCTGCTCGCGGGCGCCGCGCCCTTCGTGTCGCCCTGCTTGTCGGACGAGCCGCACGCGGCGACGAGCGCGGCGGCGGCGAGGATCATGAGACGCTTCACGCGTCGCTCCTGGATCGGTGGTGGGTGTCGGGCGCGCTCATGCTGCGCTGCCCGCGTGGGAACGCTGCCACGGCCGCGTCCCGATTCGGCGAGCGTCCTGTCACGGCTGGGTCACGGCGGGCGCCACCGCTGGGCGGCGCCACGCCGTCGGCCGTCAGTAGTTGAACTGCGCCTGGAGGCGGAGGAAGCGCCCCTGCTCGCGAGCGTCCGGCGCGGCGAAGTCGCTCGTGCGCCGGTCCGACGCGACGTAGCTCGCCGTCAGCTCGAACGCGGAGAAGGGGAGCCACTCGGCGCCGACCTCGAGCTCGCGCACGCGGTGGTGCCGCGCGTCGGTGTCGAGCTTCTTGCCGCCGTCGTAGTACTGGCCGCGCGCGAACGGGGTCAGCACGTGGCTGCCCGGCTTGGTGCGCATCATCACCATCGCGTAGCCGCCGGACAGGTGCTCCTCGCGGATGGTCGGCGTCCCCTCGCGCGAGAAGCTCGGCCCGCGCCCCACGTTCCACTCCGCCTGGAAGCCGATCGGCTGCGGATAGACGATGAGCGACGCGGCGACGCGCCGGTCGTCGAACTCGCGCGGAGCGTTCAGACCCGCGGTGCGCTGCGAGCTGGGGATCACGAAGCGGCCGCTGTAGCCCTGCACGCCCGCCTCGACGAACTGGCCGCCGGGCAGCTGGAACGGATAGCTCACGCGCAGCACCGCGTGCTGGCCGTCGTTCTGCTCGGCGCGGTTGGCGGTCTGGCCGTTGAAGATGCCGAGGCCGACGACGCCGTAGTCGCCCGAGCCCTTGTAGCCGCTGTCGGTGAGGACCTTGAAGCGATGACGTGCCGTCGGCGGCGACCAGTAGCCCATCACGCCCAGGTCGCGCTCGTTCGGCAGCCCGCTATTGAGGCCGTCGTCGCGGTCGAGCGGCAGGCGGTTGGAGCTCGACTGCAGGTTCTGGAAGCCGAACGGGATCTTGCTCTGCCCGACGCGCAGGCGGAGCGTCTTCGCGCTGTCCAGGAAGAGGTCGAAGTACGCGTCGCGGATCTGCGCGTAGTGAAGCTGGCCGTTCGCCTCGGAGGCGAGGTCGGGCTGGATGTAGACCGAGACGCGCGGGTGCACCTCGCCGCTGAGCACGATGCGCGAGCGACGGATGAAGAAGCCGTTGTTGCGCCCGATCGACCGGTCGCACTGGGCGCACGTCAGGTCGGGATTGGTCTCGAGCAGGCGGTTGTAGCGCACCTGCGTGTAGCCGCGCAGCGACAGCCGCTCGTACCACGCGCGGCTGCGCGGCGCGGGCGTGCGCGCGGTGTCGCGCTTCGCGGGCTGCGAGTCGCGCGGCGCGTCGGTCTGCGCCGACAGCCGCGCCGGGGCGAGGCAGAGCAGGAAGACGGCGACCACGGCGGCGGCGAGGCCGCGCGGCACCGGAAGCGGGCGAGCGTTCGACACGAGGACGGGACTCGGGGACGTCGGCGCCACCGTCCGGCGGCCGCCGTTACATTCGCCGCGAAGCCTGTCGCTACCGTGTCACGGATCGACCGGCGCTCTGTAACGAAACGGCCACCGAGCACGTGACATCGGCGTCATCGCCGCTGCCTCAGCCCTCGGCCACCTCGGGAAAGAGCGCCTCGATCGTCGTCCCGTGCCCGACCTCGCTCTCGGCGTGGATGCGGCCGCCGTGCGCCTCGACCAGGTGTCGCACGATCGCAAGGCCGAGACCCGTGCCGCCGGCCTCGCGCGAGCGGCCGGGGTCCACGCGGTAGAAGCGCTCGAACACGCGGGGCAGGTGCTCCGGCGCGATGCCGATGCCGGTGTCGCGCACCGAGAGCCAGATCC encodes:
- a CDS encoding inorganic phosphate transporter, which gives rise to MLTYILAIVAVAFLFDFINGFHDSANSIATIVGTRVLSPFAAVVWAAVFNFAALFVVKTAVAKAVATGFVDPAIVNPNLMFAALLGAIIWNLLTWYFGIPSSSSHALIGGLAGAGLAKAGLAGITFGRKWIETLSAIALSPMLGALMGFLIMVAVFNLFRRATPHRVDKVFRPGQLLSSALLSLAHGGNDAQKTMGIIVGLLASTQAQAVFQGQSGWKAFFYVPNAGVVPPLWVEVMAYLAISLGTLFGGWRIVHTMGSRITRLRPVGGFAAETGGALIILIASKFGIPVSTTHTITGSIVGVGATNRLSAVRWGLAGRIVWAWILTIPAAAIMAALSFWLLNTLIPM
- the pstB gene encoding phosphate ABC transporter ATP-binding protein PstB — translated: MRHLPTAALLPAPADEDAPARLATADLRAGFGKARVLHGVSLGFLDRQVTAIIGPSGCGKSTLLRCLNRMHDTVPGSFVQGSVTLDGQDIYRGGIDANAVRRHMGMVLQRPTPFPTMSIRDNVLAGLRGHGQSKPSRGEADTIVEAALRRAALWDEVKDRLRTSALGLSGGQQQRLCIARALANGPQVLLLDEPTASLDPISTQRIEELVYELRHELTVVIVTHNMQQAARVSDRTAFMLAGELVEVAPTRTLFTTPADARTEAYITGRFG
- the pstB gene encoding phosphate ABC transporter ATP-binding protein PstB encodes the protein MEAQGFSFWYGEKQALHEVTVAVPPQQITAFIGPSGCGKSTFLRAINRMHDLVPGTRHAGSILLDGEDVHAPGVDVVTLRQRVGMVFQRWNCFPKSIYDNVAYGPRLNGSPTRAELDAVVEHALRRAALWDEVKDRLRANALGLSGGQQQRLCIARALANEPEVLLLDEPTASLDPIATQHIEELLYDLRRELTIAIVTHNMQQAARISDRTAFFFLGRLVEAGPTQELFTSPREERTEAYITGRFG
- the phoU gene encoding phosphate signaling complex protein PhoU codes for the protein MTGAPAEATRFRHFHDQLGALKARLLDMSERAEALVETAVEALLAHDMAKAERVLAGDRDVDALEIQVEALAVELLALQQPMARDLRFIISAIKVSSDLERVGDHAVNIAQSAIRLSKLAAPPGPAPALEDMARRARKMLSDALDAFVRADGVLGREVCRADDQVDALHDSVFRILLTHMMADPRTINASLEYLLVSRNLERVADLATNIGEDAVYLAEGKTIKHNLEHAGDPRPPREPR
- the ppk1 gene encoding polyphosphate kinase 1, with product MPIRLPPSALFINRELSWLEFNARVLHEALDARVPLLERLKFLSIFSTNLDEFYMVRVAGLRRKAALGAVQYPPDGLTPTDQLSAIQMRVRELLGLRDRCLHEELLPLLAAHDIRLVRMSELTPAEWMRVDEFFESQVFPILTPLAVDPGHPFPYISNLSLSLAVELRDPERGEEHFARVKVPRLLSRWVPTGTPNHFVPLEEVIGANLAALFPGMEVLRWFAFRITRYSDLDLGQIDQVEDLLDTVEQQVFRRRFGEVVRLEVQEGMPVALRQLLLEELNDAETQSVSALTEDEVHESGRLLELGDLMALTQLDFPQLKDPPHTPVVPGVLRETGPGGAARSIFDVIRERDLLVHHPFHSFDATVERFLKEAAEDEHVLAIKLTLYRTSGDTDIVSALADAAQAGKQVAVLVELQARFDEVNNINWARTLERYGVHVAYGLPGLKTHCKTVLVVRRDPDGVIRRYCHLGTGNYNSKTARLYTDVGLFSASPSIGADLSDLFNTLTGFSRQRLYRKLLVAPANMRERLLGLIARETAHARAGRPARMIAKMNALVDPETIAALYEASQAGVDIDLIVRGICCLRPGVEGVSDRIRVLSIVGRFLEHSRIFYFRNDGQAEYYIGSADWMPRNFDRRVESIAPVEDPSLHSALGSLLDTCLRDNRQAWELHADGTYRQRRPEPDGPEWSTHRILQRDPWGQVADAMPDAPPPERRDGARVRPEGVTTGD
- the pstA gene encoding phosphate ABC transporter permease PstA, which translates into the protein MSPARPTVRRPRSLRGRRARSRVMVVLTYLAALLAVLPLVLILGYLLKQGAAALSPDFFTQLPKPPGEAGGGMANAIVGTLVVVGIAAAIGLPIGIGAGMYLAERRDEPLATAVRFLSDVLNGLPSIVVGIFAWEFLVRPAGHFSALAGGAALAAIMIPIVTRTTEEMLRLVPNSLREAALALGYPQWRTSLVVVLRTALPGIVTGALVAVARVAGETAPLLFTAFGNQFWSVELGQPIAALPLQVFTYAISPYDEWHAHAWAGALVLIGIVLVISVAARVATRSRFGTAGE
- a CDS encoding Ppx/GppA phosphatase family protein, coding for MNDRLPPDLEGDGAGASDATATYQPRLARPRRGPAGRPVADDALRIAAIDIGSNSIRQIVADVSPDGAIQVVDEMKAMPRLGKGVDATGTLADDSMELALSALSRMAMLARQMGADRIEAVATSAVRDADNGGAFLERVREETGLRVRLLTGEEEARLSFRSALAHFELGVGRTVVMDIGGGSLELVLAADGLLDRLESFPFGAVRTTEQFLADLPRGGARAEEALRQLRRAVRWAVRDRLPVKEWRGARVIGSGGTFTNLAGLLHARGGLSGARTRHGTVASRAELTRTLDALATLTLEERAAVPGLNPARADIIVAGLAVAAEVMSVFEARELHVSGYGIREGLLLEAAAVAPTIADPGEARERSVRAFAERCHYEQPHADQVRRLALQLFDQLGSRIGAQPGDREVLADAALLHDVGYHISHEKHHKHSYHLILHADLLGMTPLEQVAVANVARYHRGPEPKKKHENFGKLDRALRERIVRLSAVLRVADGLDRGHASAVHHVDARWAQGTLRLSPVPVAGAGALRLELWGASRKAELLAEVLGAPVELVAPDGATVLPGGDGEGE